The DNA segment tcatctatgattcagcatACAAATAAGAATTACATCGACCCTATCGAGATAGAGATCAGAGATCAACATGCGTACTATTTTCATGTAGACGAAGAGCCAAATGGTAAGCCATGGTACTACGACGTCAAAACGTTCCTCGAAACAAGAGAGTATCGAGAGAATGCTACTAATAGTCAGAAACGAGCGCTCAGAAGCCTAGAAAATCACTTTTTCCTCAACAGAGAAGTTCTATATAGGAGAACCCCAGACATGGGCCTGTTAAGATGTGTAGATGCCGCCGAAGCAACCAGATTGTTAGAAGAAAGACACATAGGAACATGTAGACCCCACATGAATAGCTTCACCTTAGCCAAGAAGATTGTAAGAGCCGGATACTTTTGGATAACATTGGAAAGCGATAGTATCCGCTATGTGCAGAAGTGTCACTAGTGCCAGATCCACGAGGATTTCATCTGGGTTCTGCCTAAAGAGTTGAATGTAAAAGGTTTGCTTTGGCCGTTtgccgcttggggcatggatgtgattggacctaTAGAGCCCGCTACATCAAATGGTCACCATTTCATTTTGGTAgaaattgattacttcaccaaatgggtcaaagctTCTACATACAAGGCCATCACGAAGAAAGTGGTGACAAATTTCATTTGTAACAACATAGTCTGCCGATTTGTGATACCATAGTcaatcatcactaataatgcagcTAATCCCAATAGTGATCTCATGAGGGAAATTTGCGAGAAGTACAAAATTGTCCACCGTAACTCTACGTCCTACAGACCACAaatgaatggagcagttgaggcagccaagaAAAACATCAAAGGGATTCTGcgaaagatagtggacaatcatAGGCAATGGTACGAGAAGTTATCCTTTGCCTTATTAGGTTATCGAACCACCCATGAGGACATCCACTGGGGCAACGccatacatgttggtatatgACACCGAAGCTGTGATACCCGTAGAGGTCGAGATACCATATTTAAGAGTCATCCACTAAGCCAAGTTAGACAA comes from the Nicotiana tabacum cultivar K326 chromosome 14, ASM71507v2, whole genome shotgun sequence genome and includes:
- the LOC142169010 gene encoding uncharacterized protein LOC142169010 — protein: MFFDRATNFKAVGIGVVLISESRQRYPASANIRFPCTNNMVEYKACILRMRMPVDMNIKELLVIGHSDLLIHQVQGEYTTKNIKIFPYMHNVKELDKKFTKIEFKHIPRIQIEFVDALATLSSMIQHTNKNYIDPIEIEIRDQHAYYFHVDEEPNGKPWYYDVKTFLETREYRENATNSQKRALRSLENHFFLNREVLYRRTPDMGLLRCVDAAEATRLLEERHIGTCRPHMNSFTLAKKIVRAGYFWITLESDSIRYVQKCH